One segment of Streptomyces bathyalis DNA contains the following:
- the trpC gene encoding indole-3-glycerol phosphate synthase TrpC yields MSVLDEIIEGVREDLAERQARVSLDELKERAAAGPPAKDGVAALKGEGVRVICEVKRSSPSKGALAAIADPAALAVDYETGGASLISVLTEKRRFGGSLADLEAVRAKVDIPVLRKDFIFSSYQLWEARAHGADVVLLIVAALEQEALVSLVERAESIGLTPLVEAHDEDEAQRALDAGARIIGINARNLKTLEVDRGNFARIAPEIPGHIVKVAESGVRGPHDLIAYANDGADAVLVGESLVTGKDPKTAVADLVAAGAHPALRHGHGRG; encoded by the coding sequence GTGAGTGTGCTCGACGAGATCATCGAAGGCGTGCGTGAGGACCTTGCCGAGCGGCAGGCGCGCGTCAGCCTCGACGAGCTCAAGGAGCGTGCCGCCGCGGGCCCTCCCGCCAAGGACGGTGTCGCGGCCCTGAAGGGCGAGGGCGTCAGGGTCATCTGCGAGGTCAAGCGCTCCAGCCCGTCCAAGGGCGCGCTGGCCGCGATCGCGGACCCGGCGGCACTGGCGGTCGACTACGAGACGGGCGGCGCCTCGCTGATCTCCGTCCTCACCGAGAAGCGGCGCTTCGGCGGTTCGCTCGCGGACCTCGAGGCCGTACGGGCCAAGGTCGACATCCCTGTGCTGCGCAAGGACTTCATCTTCTCCTCGTACCAGCTGTGGGAGGCGCGGGCGCACGGCGCCGACGTGGTCCTGCTGATCGTCGCGGCACTGGAGCAGGAGGCGCTCGTCTCCCTCGTCGAGCGTGCCGAGTCGATCGGGCTGACTCCGCTGGTCGAGGCGCACGACGAGGACGAGGCCCAGCGCGCCCTGGACGCCGGGGCGCGGATCATCGGGATCAATGCGCGTAATCTCAAGACGCTCGAGGTCGACCGGGGCAACTTCGCCCGTATCGCCCCCGAGATCCCCGGGCACATCGTCAAGGTCGCAGAGTCCGGTGTGCGCGGGCCCCACGACCTCATCGCATACGCCAACGACGGCGCCGACGCGGTGCTCGTCGGCGAATCTTTGGTGACCGGCAAGGACCCGAAGACGGCCGTGGCCGACCTCGTCGCCGCCGGAGCCCACCCCGCGCTGCGGCACGGGCACGGGAGGGGCTGA
- a CDS encoding xylulokinase → MSGHLTLGIDIGTTNVKACILDTAEGKVVASAAAEHPLHHPHPGWAEQDPDDYWRAVSSCIARCVNQYAGPASDVAGVSISGLVGVTLPVDRDGRPLRRAMIWMDSRSHRECEEIREQVGENRIKAVNGNRVASWFIEPKAMWLRRHEPEVFAAIHKLLSPAGYCTMRLTGEYSMNHGDAGLFYPYEHRHARWDHSLTEALGLSPGIYPDIHSSDTVIGTVTAQAARETGLQEGTAVVAGGTDIGAAALGAGAIEAGQAYYSMGTGSNLGVLVPRDELPDEYRILKWPHVLDGMTLFDAPMAFTGASLKWFRDKFADPESALAERMGRNVFDLVTAQAERITPGADGLMYLPYLGNSLSPRWDGQACGVFFGIQPFTGRAHVIRALIEGVAFDLYSNVRIAEDGGADFPELVLNGGPTKSPLWNQITANVTNRRLLIPDVDEAAPLGDAVIAASGVGLYKDMREPMKDLAPVRGVVEPDPELHAMYVDFFELWAQLYDDLKSSMSRHNALVNRYSDPEPSAISGAGGSS, encoded by the coding sequence TTGTCCGGACACCTCACGCTCGGCATCGACATCGGCACGACCAACGTCAAGGCGTGCATCCTCGACACCGCGGAGGGCAAGGTCGTCGCCTCCGCCGCGGCGGAGCACCCTCTGCACCACCCGCACCCGGGATGGGCCGAGCAGGATCCCGACGACTACTGGCGTGCGGTCTCGTCCTGCATAGCCCGCTGCGTGAACCAGTACGCCGGGCCGGCCTCGGATGTGGCGGGGGTGTCGATCTCGGGTCTGGTCGGAGTCACCCTGCCCGTCGACCGCGACGGGCGGCCACTGCGGCGGGCCATGATCTGGATGGACAGCCGCTCGCACCGCGAGTGCGAGGAGATACGCGAACAGGTCGGCGAGAACCGGATCAAGGCCGTGAACGGCAACCGCGTCGCGTCCTGGTTCATCGAGCCGAAGGCCATGTGGCTGCGGCGCCACGAGCCGGAGGTCTTCGCCGCGATCCACAAACTGCTCTCCCCCGCCGGATACTGCACGATGCGGCTGACCGGCGAATACTCCATGAATCACGGAGACGCGGGGCTCTTCTACCCGTACGAGCACCGCCACGCCCGCTGGGACCACTCCCTCACGGAGGCACTCGGCCTCTCCCCCGGCATCTATCCGGACATCCACAGCTCGGACACGGTCATCGGCACCGTCACCGCGCAGGCCGCCCGCGAGACGGGCCTGCAGGAGGGCACCGCCGTGGTGGCCGGCGGCACCGACATCGGCGCGGCCGCGCTGGGCGCGGGAGCCATCGAGGCCGGGCAGGCCTACTACTCGATGGGCACGGGCTCCAACCTCGGAGTTCTCGTGCCGCGTGACGAACTGCCCGATGAGTACCGCATCCTCAAGTGGCCGCACGTGCTGGACGGGATGACGCTGTTCGACGCGCCGATGGCCTTCACCGGGGCGTCCCTGAAGTGGTTCCGCGACAAGTTCGCCGACCCCGAGAGCGCACTCGCCGAACGCATGGGCCGCAACGTCTTCGACCTCGTCACCGCGCAGGCGGAACGCATCACGCCCGGCGCGGACGGACTGATGTACCTGCCGTACCTCGGCAACTCCCTCTCGCCGCGCTGGGACGGGCAGGCGTGCGGCGTCTTCTTCGGGATCCAGCCGTTCACCGGCCGGGCCCACGTCATCAGGGCGCTGATCGAAGGCGTCGCCTTCGACCTCTACTCCAACGTGCGCATCGCGGAGGACGGCGGCGCCGACTTCCCCGAACTCGTGCTCAACGGAGGCCCGACGAAGAGCCCGCTGTGGAACCAGATCACCGCCAACGTCACCAACCGCCGGCTGCTGATCCCCGACGTGGACGAGGCGGCACCCCTCGGCGATGCCGTGATCGCCGCCTCGGGCGTCGGGCTGTACAAGGACATGCGGGAGCCCATGAAGGACCTCGCCCCCGTGCGCGGCGTCGTCGAGCCCGATCCCGAACTGCACGCCATGTACGTCGACTTCTTCGAGTTGTGGGCGCAGCTGTACGACGACCTCAAGTCGAGCATGAGCCGCCACAACGCACTGGTGAACCGCTACAGCGACCCGGAGCCCAGCGCCATCAGCGGTGCGGGCGGCAGCAGTTGA
- a CDS encoding DUF2752 domain-containing protein: MSGHEPVPAGRRPAVPLSRLAAPSGTLVAVGAAFAYVGAVDPGEPGHYPVCPLLHFTGIYCPGCGGLRSAHAVAHGDLATALGMNALAVAGFAAFAVFMVFWVVRVLRSRPVTVPLRTSHWWALGALALAFTVVRNLPLGAALAP; this comes from the coding sequence CTGAGCGGGCACGAGCCCGTACCCGCGGGACGACGGCCGGCCGTGCCGCTGTCCCGCCTCGCCGCGCCGTCCGGCACTCTCGTTGCCGTCGGCGCGGCCTTCGCGTACGTGGGGGCGGTGGACCCGGGCGAGCCCGGGCACTACCCGGTCTGTCCGCTGCTGCACTTCACCGGCATCTACTGCCCCGGCTGCGGCGGTCTGCGCAGCGCGCACGCCGTCGCGCACGGCGACCTCGCCACCGCGCTCGGGATGAACGCCCTCGCTGTGGCCGGGTTCGCCGCCTTCGCGGTCTTCATGGTCTTCTGGGTGGTGCGGGTGCTGCGCTCCCGGCCGGTGACGGTGCCGCTGCGCACCTCGCACTGGTGGGCACTGGGCGCTCTCGCGCTGGCCTTCACCGTCGTACGGAACCTGCCGTTGGGAGCAGCGCTCGCCCCGTGA
- the trpB gene encoding tryptophan synthase subunit beta, which produces MSDYFVPDPEGRVPDPGGYFGAFGGKFIPEALVAAVDEVAVEYEKAKADPAFIAELEDLMVNYTGRPSPLTEVSRFAEQAGGARVFLKREDLNHTGSHKINNVLGQALLTKRMGKSRVIAETGAGQHGVATATACALFGLECTVYMGEIDTQRQALNVARMRMLGAEVVPVASGSRTLKDAINEAFRDWVANVDRTHYLFGTVAGPHPFPQLVRDFHRVIGVEARRQILERAGRLPDAVAACVGGGSNAIGLFHAFLNDEDVRLVGLEAAGHGVESGEHAATLSVGEPGILHGSRSFVLQDDEGQITEPYSISAGLDYPGIGPEHAYLKQSGRGDYRPVTDDEAMRALRLLSETEGIIPAIESAHALAGALELGRELGPDGLILVNLSGRGDKDMDTAARYFGLYDEGADQ; this is translated from the coding sequence ATGTCCGACTACTTTGTCCCCGACCCCGAGGGCCGGGTCCCCGATCCCGGAGGCTACTTCGGCGCCTTCGGCGGCAAGTTCATTCCCGAGGCACTCGTCGCCGCCGTCGACGAGGTCGCCGTCGAGTACGAGAAGGCGAAGGCCGACCCGGCTTTCATCGCCGAACTCGAAGACTTGATGGTCAACTACACCGGCCGTCCCAGCCCGCTGACCGAGGTGTCGCGATTCGCCGAACAGGCGGGCGGCGCCCGGGTCTTCCTCAAGCGGGAAGACCTCAACCACACCGGCTCACACAAGATCAACAATGTGCTGGGCCAGGCCCTGCTGACCAAGCGCATGGGCAAGAGCCGCGTCATCGCCGAGACCGGCGCCGGGCAGCACGGCGTTGCCACGGCCACCGCCTGCGCGCTCTTCGGTCTCGAATGCACCGTCTACATGGGCGAGATCGACACGCAGCGCCAGGCGCTGAACGTGGCCCGGATGCGGATGCTGGGCGCCGAGGTCGTGCCCGTCGCCTCCGGGAGCCGCACCCTCAAGGACGCCATCAACGAGGCGTTCCGCGACTGGGTCGCCAACGTCGACCGCACCCACTACCTCTTCGGCACGGTCGCGGGCCCCCACCCCTTCCCGCAGCTCGTGCGGGACTTCCACCGGGTCATCGGCGTGGAGGCGCGCCGTCAGATCCTGGAGCGGGCCGGGCGGCTGCCGGACGCCGTCGCCGCATGCGTCGGCGGCGGTTCCAACGCCATCGGCCTCTTCCACGCGTTCCTGAACGACGAGGACGTCCGGCTGGTCGGCCTCGAAGCGGCGGGGCACGGCGTGGAGTCCGGGGAGCACGCCGCGACGCTGTCGGTCGGCGAGCCCGGCATCCTGCACGGCTCGCGCAGCTTCGTACTGCAGGACGACGAGGGGCAGATCACCGAGCCGTACTCGATCTCGGCGGGCCTGGACTACCCGGGAATCGGCCCGGAGCACGCCTATCTGAAGCAGTCGGGACGCGGGGACTACCGGCCCGTGACCGACGACGAGGCGATGCGTGCCCTGCGGCTGCTGTCCGAGACGGAGGGCATCATCCCGGCGATCGAGAGCGCGCACGCGCTCGCCGGTGCGCTGGAGTTGGGCAGGGAACTCGGCCCCGACGGGCTGATCCTGGTGAATCTCTCCGGGCGCGGCGACAAGGACATGGACACCGCCGCCCGCTACTTCGGCCTGTACGACGAGGGGGCGGACCAGTGA
- a CDS encoding HGxxPAAW family protein, which translates to MAGNSHGHTLAAWTGVTISTIGFCISGIFTVLAQPVGFVAGLVVVAAGGVVGLLMKAAGLGQPKEAARSGAPARPQEQSS; encoded by the coding sequence ATGGCGGGCAACAGCCACGGCCACACCCTGGCCGCCTGGACGGGCGTGACGATCAGCACCATCGGCTTCTGCATCTCCGGCATCTTCACGGTGCTGGCCCAGCCGGTCGGATTCGTGGCCGGCCTTGTGGTGGTCGCCGCCGGGGGCGTCGTCGGCCTGCTGATGAAGGCCGCCGGCCTCGGGCAGCCCAAGGAGGCCGCCCGCTCCGGAGCCCCGGCGCGGCCCCAGGAGCAGTCGTCCTGA
- the trpA gene encoding tryptophan synthase subunit alpha — protein MSAEATGAKSGAGTAATGRIELLDSVLAGARAENRAALVGYLPAGFPTVDGGIEACVALLESGCDIVEVGLPHSDPVLDGPVIQTADDIALRGGVRIADVVRTVRDAHAATGKPVLCMTYWNPVDRYGVDRFAAELAAAGGAGCILPDLPVEESEGWRKAAEQHGLATVFVVAPSSKDERLAKITAAGSGFVYAASLMGVTGTRESVGREAQQLVERTRATTQLPVCVGLGVSNATQAEEVAAFADGVIVGSAFVKKLLAHPDDLKSGLEDVRALAAELAAGVRRRPAR, from the coding sequence GTGAGCGCTGAGGCAACCGGAGCGAAGAGCGGCGCGGGCACCGCGGCGACCGGCCGCATCGAGCTGTTGGACAGCGTCCTGGCGGGGGCGCGGGCGGAGAACCGCGCCGCCCTCGTCGGCTATCTCCCCGCCGGGTTCCCGACCGTCGACGGCGGGATCGAGGCGTGCGTCGCGCTGCTGGAGAGCGGCTGCGACATCGTCGAGGTCGGGCTTCCGCACAGCGACCCCGTGCTCGACGGCCCCGTCATCCAGACCGCCGACGACATCGCTCTGCGCGGCGGTGTCCGCATCGCCGACGTCGTACGCACCGTGCGCGACGCGCACGCCGCCACCGGCAAGCCGGTCCTGTGCATGACGTACTGGAATCCCGTGGACCGCTACGGCGTGGACCGCTTCGCCGCCGAACTGGCCGCTGCCGGAGGCGCCGGCTGCATCCTGCCCGACCTGCCGGTGGAGGAGTCCGAGGGCTGGCGCAAGGCCGCCGAACAGCACGGCCTCGCAACGGTGTTCGTCGTCGCTCCCAGCAGCAAGGACGAGCGCCTCGCGAAGATCACGGCGGCGGGCAGCGGCTTCGTCTACGCGGCCTCCCTGATGGGCGTCACCGGCACCCGGGAGTCCGTGGGGCGTGAGGCGCAGCAGCTCGTCGAGCGCACGCGGGCAACCACGCAGCTGCCCGTCTGCGTCGGGCTCGGCGTCTCCAACGCCACACAGGCCGAGGAGGTCGCCGCCTTCGCGGACGGCGTCATCGTCGGCTCGGCCTTCGTCAAGAAGCTGCTGGCCCACCCGGACGACCTCAAGTCCGGGCTGGAGGACGTACGGGCGCTGGCGGCCGAGCTCGCCGCGGGCGTGCGGCGCCGGCCCGCACGGTAA
- a CDS encoding DsbA family protein has product MNEGHEGKRTATERMRAEQLRRRTTEKRGRQFKVAGVVVAVLAVGAGVGALVAQQTSGNGSADAKPIAVGKPGAPAKLTVYEDFRCPACGQFEKQFSPTIRALEKKGKLRTEYHLVTIIDDNVGGKGSHRAANAAACARDEGTFRRFHDVLYRNQPPEQNDAFSSRQRLIELAGKAGVKGSGFRDCVTGGTHDGWVKKTGDAFKKSGHQSTPTVLLDGENIYSSSEPLTPASLKQKVLAKS; this is encoded by the coding sequence ATGAACGAAGGACACGAGGGGAAGCGCACCGCCACGGAGCGCATGCGGGCCGAGCAACTGCGCCGGCGGACCACGGAGAAACGGGGCAGGCAGTTCAAGGTCGCGGGCGTGGTCGTCGCGGTGCTGGCCGTCGGTGCCGGAGTAGGTGCCCTGGTCGCCCAGCAGACCTCCGGGAACGGGTCCGCCGACGCCAAGCCGATCGCCGTGGGCAAGCCGGGCGCACCCGCGAAGCTCACCGTCTACGAGGACTTCCGCTGCCCGGCCTGCGGGCAGTTCGAGAAGCAGTTCAGCCCCACGATCCGGGCCCTGGAGAAGAAGGGCAAGCTGCGGACCGAGTACCACCTCGTCACGATCATCGACGACAACGTGGGCGGCAAGGGCTCGCACCGTGCGGCGAACGCGGCGGCCTGTGCGCGCGACGAGGGCACCTTCCGCCGCTTCCACGACGTGCTGTACCGCAACCAGCCTCCCGAGCAGAACGACGCCTTCAGCAGCCGTCAGCGGCTCATCGAGCTGGCGGGGAAGGCCGGTGTGAAGGGTTCGGGCTTCCGCGACTGCGTCACCGGCGGCACGCACGACGGCTGGGTGAAGAAGACCGGCGACGCCTTCAAGAAGTCGGGCCACCAGTCGACACCGACGGTGCTGCTCGACGGAGAGAACATCTACAGCAGCAGCGAGCCCCTGACTCCGGCGTCGCTGAAGCAGAAGGTCCTGGCGAAGAGCTGA
- the hisI gene encoding phosphoribosyl-AMP cyclohydrolase, whose amino-acid sequence MPARSSETSLDPEIAARLKRNADGLFPAVAQQHDTGEVLMLGWMDDEALHRTLTTGRATYFSRSRQEYWVKGDTSGHVQHVRSVALDCDGDTVLVKVDQVGGACHTGDRTCFDAGLLQKAGGAPTDGPHTHEG is encoded by the coding sequence ATGCCCGCACGATCCTCCGAGACCTCGCTCGACCCCGAGATCGCCGCACGTCTCAAGCGCAACGCGGACGGCCTGTTCCCCGCCGTCGCCCAGCAGCACGACACGGGGGAGGTGCTGATGCTCGGATGGATGGACGACGAAGCCCTGCACCGCACCCTCACCACCGGCCGCGCCACGTACTTCAGCCGCAGCCGCCAGGAGTACTGGGTCAAGGGCGACACCTCGGGCCACGTCCAGCATGTGCGTTCCGTGGCCCTGGACTGCGACGGCGACACCGTGCTGGTAAAGGTCGACCAGGTCGGCGGCGCCTGCCACACGGGCGACCGCACCTGTTTCGACGCGGGGCTCCTGCAGAAGGCGGGCGGAGCGCCCACGGACGGCCCGCACACCCATGAAGGGTGA
- a CDS encoding fatty acid desaturase, with amino-acid sequence MTPMLTPGEVDPWAKPAKAPLPRKELKGLQRRRNGPALRHMAGHLAVGGATTGLIAWSWGTWWMLPAMFAQGIVLVFLFAPMHECTHGTAFRTRRLNSTVATFCGVLMMRPALYFRYRHAAHHSYTQDPERDPDQVPMPDGISGYLGEVFGMEFWPKVVGTLYRGCTGRFNDRERFFLPESERARVIWEARLMVGLYVAAGAVCVLTGTWAGLLAFWLLPRVVAEPTLRLVRMAEHTGMAEGADPLTNTRTTLTNPLIRFLYWNMPYHAEHHLAPSVPFHNLARLHRALPGAPARRQYVVSKGYVRAHRDIVGSLGQGSGSTVPTSTSVAVTG; translated from the coding sequence ATGACTCCGATGCTGACGCCTGGCGAAGTGGATCCCTGGGCCAAGCCCGCGAAGGCACCGCTGCCCCGCAAGGAACTCAAGGGTCTGCAGCGGCGGCGCAACGGCCCGGCGCTGCGCCACATGGCCGGGCATCTGGCCGTCGGCGGGGCCACCACGGGCCTCATCGCGTGGAGTTGGGGGACCTGGTGGATGCTCCCGGCCATGTTCGCGCAGGGGATCGTCCTGGTGTTCCTGTTCGCGCCGATGCACGAGTGCACGCACGGCACCGCGTTCCGTACGCGCCGGCTGAACAGCACGGTGGCGACATTCTGCGGTGTACTGATGATGAGGCCCGCACTTTATTTCCGATACCGTCACGCCGCACACCATTCCTACACACAGGATCCGGAACGCGACCCGGACCAGGTGCCCATGCCCGACGGCATTTCCGGATATCTGGGCGAGGTATTCGGAATGGAATTCTGGCCCAAAGTGGTCGGCACGCTGTACCGGGGCTGCACCGGGCGCTTCAACGACCGTGAGCGGTTCTTCCTCCCCGAGTCGGAGCGCGCACGCGTGATCTGGGAGGCGCGGCTGATGGTGGGCCTGTACGTGGCCGCGGGTGCCGTGTGCGTCCTGACCGGCACCTGGGCGGGCCTGCTCGCCTTCTGGCTCCTCCCCCGCGTGGTCGCGGAGCCCACGCTCCGTCTGGTGCGCATGGCGGAGCACACCGGCATGGCCGAGGGCGCGGACCCGCTGACCAATACGCGGACCACGCTGACCAATCCGCTGATCCGCTTCCTGTACTGGAACATGCCCTACCACGCGGAGCACCACTTGGCTCCTTCCGTCCCGTTCCACAACCTGGCGCGGCTTCACCGTGCGCTGCCCGGCGCACCTGCGAGGCGGCAGTACGTGGTGAGCAAGGGATATGTGCGTGCCCACCGCGACATCGTCGGCAGCCTCGGGCAGGGGTCCGGGTCGACGGTGCCGACCAGCACGTCCGTGGCGGTGACCGGCTGA
- the trpM gene encoding tryptophan biosynthesis modulator TrpM, which produces MTPSTTVPSPSGLGRPEPCERRRQARGPYAALARGCRPRGCRAPARRVHGRRVRYHIGCEPGQINGRRWRAGAAAPAHR; this is translated from the coding sequence ATGACTCCCAGCACGACCGTCCCCTCGCCCTCCGGGCTGGGGAGACCCGAACCTTGTGAACGGCGCCGCCAGGCGCGCGGCCCGTACGCGGCGCTGGCGCGCGGCTGCCGGCCGCGCGGATGCCGGGCGCCCGCGCGACGCGTGCACGGACGGCGGGTGCGTTACCACATCGGCTGTGAGCCGGGCCAGATCAACGGCCGCCGATGGCGTGCGGGTGCGGCAGCGCCCGCACACCGGTGA
- a CDS encoding TIGR02234 family membrane protein, with the protein MTSVPHPRSSDGAPGHESRAEHAAPTASGSAEPAAASPSVSSSISAFPAAVAHSDFARRALALALLCGAAGAALALLASGQVWSHATASFAQGELPVKAKGGDVTGLPSALALVGLAALVAVFAVRRAARILVAALLTLCGAGTGAAALLGAADSGALEEKAARASGLAHAGIETVHVSAWPYVSAAGGVLLVVAGVFALRYGPAWPSMSGSARYERTGRTPRRPRGTAPEPVDPDRPEDLWKALDRGEDPTGGTASPAPREAAPPKGTSPARADGAEGAGA; encoded by the coding sequence GTGACTTCCGTACCGCACCCCCGCTCCTCGGACGGCGCACCGGGCCATGAAAGCCGCGCGGAACACGCAGCACCGACAGCGTCCGGCAGCGCCGAACCGGCCGCCGCCTCCCCTTCCGTCTCCTCCTCCATCTCCGCCTTCCCCGCCGCCGTGGCCCACTCGGACTTCGCACGCCGTGCCCTCGCGCTGGCGCTGCTGTGCGGGGCGGCAGGTGCCGCTCTCGCGCTCCTCGCCAGTGGACAGGTGTGGAGTCACGCCACGGCGTCCTTCGCGCAGGGCGAGCTGCCCGTGAAGGCCAAGGGCGGCGACGTCACCGGTCTTCCCAGCGCCCTCGCCCTCGTCGGACTCGCCGCTCTCGTCGCGGTGTTCGCGGTCAGGCGCGCCGCCCGCATCCTCGTCGCCGCACTGCTGACGCTGTGCGGCGCGGGTACTGGCGCCGCCGCACTCCTCGGCGCCGCCGACAGCGGCGCCCTGGAGGAGAAGGCGGCCAGGGCGAGCGGGCTCGCCCACGCCGGGATCGAGACGGTGCACGTCAGCGCCTGGCCGTACGTGTCCGCCGCGGGCGGCGTGCTGCTGGTGGTGGCGGGCGTGTTCGCGCTGCGGTACGGACCGGCGTGGCCCTCCATGTCGGGAAGCGCCCGCTACGAACGGACCGGGCGCACCCCCCGCCGCCCTCGCGGTACGGCTCCGGAACCGGTGGACCCCGACCGTCCCGAGGACCTGTGGAAGGCACTCGACCGCGGCGAGGACCCCACGGGCGGCACCGCCTCCCCGGCGCCGCGGGAAGCAGCGCCCCCGAAGGGAACGAGCCCTGCTCGCGCCGACGGCGCGGAGGGCGCCGGCGCCTGA
- a CDS encoding anthranilate synthase component I encodes MTTPDLETFRTLAKDRRVIPVTRRLLVDGDTPIALYRKLTGERPGTFLLESAPGGTSHAGGVGGGPTWSRYSFIGVRSAATLTVRDGSAHWLGTPPVGLPDSGDPLRALRETVEALHTPRDLHEDSDLPPFTGGMVGYLGYDIVRRLEKVGDSESTADDLALPELTMLLASDLAVLDHRDGTVMLIANAINHNDLDTGVDEAYEDAVSRLETMAADLAQPAPAAPVVLPPSRLPEFTARSGGETYQAWVEDIKERIRAGEAFQVVPSQRFETGCTASALDVYRVLRATNPSPYMYLFRFADTAAGGSGGFDVVGSSPEALVKVEDGRAMMHPIAGTRPRGHTPQEDTALAEELLEDPKERAEHLMLVDLGRNDLGKVCEPGSVEVVDFMSIERYSHVMHIVSTVTGRLAQDRAAFDALTACFPAGTLSGAPKPRALQIIEELEPTRRGVYGGCVGYLDFAGDADMAIAIRTALLRDGTAYVQAGAGVVADSDPVAEDTECRNKAAAVLRAVASAERLGGSVDG; translated from the coding sequence ATGACGACTCCGGACCTCGAGACATTCCGCACGCTCGCCAAGGACCGCCGTGTCATCCCGGTGACGCGTCGCCTGCTCGTCGACGGCGACACCCCCATCGCGCTCTACCGCAAGCTCACCGGCGAGCGGCCCGGCACGTTCCTGCTGGAGTCGGCCCCTGGGGGTACCTCCCACGCCGGAGGCGTAGGGGGAGGCCCAACTTGGTCCCGTTACTCCTTCATCGGCGTACGCAGCGCCGCGACCCTCACGGTGCGTGACGGATCGGCGCACTGGCTGGGCACGCCGCCCGTCGGGCTGCCCGACAGCGGCGACCCGCTGCGGGCCCTGCGCGAGACGGTCGAGGCCCTGCACACCCCCCGCGACCTCCACGAGGACTCGGATCTGCCGCCGTTCACCGGCGGCATGGTCGGCTACCTCGGATACGACATCGTGCGGCGGCTGGAGAAGGTCGGCGACAGCGAGAGCACGGCCGACGATCTGGCCCTGCCCGAGCTGACCATGCTGCTCGCCTCGGACCTGGCCGTACTCGACCACCGAGACGGCACCGTGATGCTGATCGCCAACGCCATCAACCACAACGACCTGGACACCGGCGTCGACGAGGCGTACGAGGACGCGGTCTCCCGGCTGGAGACGATGGCCGCGGACCTGGCGCAGCCGGCACCCGCGGCCCCCGTGGTCCTGCCGCCCTCACGGCTCCCGGAGTTCACCGCACGGTCGGGCGGCGAGACGTACCAGGCGTGGGTCGAGGACATCAAGGAACGTATCCGCGCGGGCGAGGCCTTCCAGGTCGTCCCGTCGCAGCGGTTCGAGACCGGCTGCACCGCGAGCGCCCTCGACGTCTACCGGGTGCTGCGCGCGACCAACCCCAGCCCGTACATGTACCTGTTCCGCTTCGCGGACACGGCCGCAGGCGGGAGCGGCGGCTTCGACGTGGTGGGGTCGAGCCCCGAAGCGCTCGTGAAGGTCGAGGACGGGCGGGCGATGATGCACCCCATCGCCGGCACGCGTCCCCGCGGCCACACCCCGCAGGAGGACACCGCCCTCGCGGAGGAACTGCTGGAGGACCCCAAGGAGCGCGCCGAGCACCTCATGCTCGTCGACCTCGGCCGCAACGACCTGGGGAAGGTGTGCGAGCCGGGCAGCGTCGAGGTCGTCGACTTCATGTCCATCGAGCGCTACAGCCACGTCATGCACATCGTCTCCACCGTGACCGGCCGGCTCGCCCAGGACCGCGCCGCCTTCGACGCGCTCACCGCCTGCTTCCCCGCCGGGACGCTCTCCGGGGCGCCCAAGCCCCGTGCGCTGCAGATCATCGAGGAGCTGGAGCCGACCCGCCGCGGTGTCTACGGCGGCTGCGTCGGCTATCTCGACTTCGCCGGGGACGCCGACATGGCCATCGCGATCCGCACCGCGCTGCTGCGGGACGGAACCGCATACGTGCAGGCCGGCGCGGGTGTCGTCGCCGACTCCGATCCCGTTGCCGAGGACACCGAGTGCCGGAACAAGGCGGCCGCGGTCCTCAGGGCGGTGGCCTCGGCCGAGAGGCTCGGCGGTAGCGTGGACGGGTGA